A window of the Gordonia humi genome harbors these coding sequences:
- a CDS encoding 3-hydroxyacyl-CoA dehydrogenase NAD-binding domain-containing protein, with protein sequence MTDNMIAWEKDADGVVILTMDDPNQGANTMNATYRASMAETVDRLEAEKDDITGVVLTSAKKTFFAGGDLKDMTSQPKDKSKAELATEITNSTNEMKAVLRRLETLGKPVVAAVNGAALGGGLEIALHCHYRVVADVKGAVVGLPEATLGLLPGGGGVTRTVRLLGIQQALMGVLLQGQRFNPTKAKETGLVDEVVGSIDELVPAAKAWIKANPEAQQPFDVKGYKIPGGSPTSPSLAANLPALPALLRKQIKGANMPAPRAIMAAAVEGAYVDIDTADQVETRYFVSLVTGQVAQNMIKAFFFDLQHINGGGSRPDGFDKYTAKKVGVIGAGMMGAAIAYVSAKAGIEVVLKDIDIEAAKRGKGYSEALEAKALKRGKTTQEKSDALLARITPTVDAADFKGVDLVIEAAFESVEVKHKVFQEIEDIVEPDAILGSNTSTLPITSLAEGVKRAEDFIGIHFFSPVDKMPLVEIIKGEKTSDAVLAKVIDYTLQIRKTPIVVNDSRGFFTSRVIGTFINEAVAAVGEGIEPAFIEQAGGQAGYPAPPLQLMDELTLTLPQKIRKETEAAEIAEGKTPAQHGSFAVVDWMVENGRTARKDGKGFYDYDEDGKRGLLWPGLREHFKSGSVEIPFEDMKERMLFAEALETVKCFDEGVLTSVEDANIGSIFGIGFPAWTGGVVQYINGYEGGVAGFVARAKDLAAKYGDNFLPPASLVEKAEAGVESLTNENLVK encoded by the coding sequence ATGACTGACAACATGATCGCGTGGGAGAAGGACGCCGACGGCGTCGTCATCCTCACCATGGACGACCCGAACCAGGGCGCCAACACGATGAACGCCACCTACCGGGCGTCGATGGCCGAGACCGTCGACCGCCTCGAGGCCGAGAAGGACGACATCACCGGTGTCGTGCTGACCTCGGCGAAGAAGACCTTCTTCGCCGGCGGCGACCTCAAGGACATGACGAGCCAGCCCAAGGACAAGTCGAAGGCCGAGCTCGCCACCGAGATCACCAACAGCACCAACGAGATGAAGGCTGTGCTCCGTCGTCTCGAGACGTTGGGCAAGCCCGTCGTCGCCGCGGTCAACGGCGCCGCGCTCGGCGGCGGCCTGGAGATCGCGCTGCACTGCCACTACCGCGTGGTCGCCGACGTGAAGGGCGCCGTCGTGGGTCTGCCCGAGGCGACCCTGGGTCTGCTCCCGGGCGGTGGCGGCGTGACCCGCACCGTCCGCCTGCTCGGCATCCAGCAGGCGCTCATGGGCGTGCTGCTGCAGGGCCAGCGCTTCAACCCGACCAAGGCCAAGGAGACCGGCCTGGTCGACGAGGTCGTCGGCTCCATCGACGAACTGGTCCCGGCCGCCAAGGCGTGGATCAAGGCGAACCCGGAGGCCCAGCAGCCGTTCGACGTGAAGGGCTACAAGATCCCCGGTGGATCGCCGACCAGCCCGTCGCTGGCCGCGAATCTTCCGGCGCTGCCCGCCCTCCTGCGCAAGCAGATCAAGGGTGCCAACATGCCGGCTCCGCGCGCCATCATGGCCGCCGCGGTCGAGGGCGCGTACGTCGACATCGACACCGCCGACCAGGTCGAGACCCGCTACTTCGTGTCGCTGGTGACCGGTCAGGTCGCGCAGAACATGATCAAGGCGTTCTTCTTCGATCTGCAGCACATCAACGGCGGCGGTTCGCGTCCGGACGGTTTCGACAAGTACACCGCCAAGAAGGTCGGCGTCATCGGCGCGGGCATGATGGGTGCGGCCATCGCATACGTGTCGGCCAAGGCCGGCATCGAGGTGGTCCTCAAGGACATCGACATCGAGGCCGCCAAACGAGGCAAGGGCTACTCGGAGGCCCTCGAGGCCAAGGCGCTCAAGCGGGGCAAGACCACGCAGGAGAAGAGCGACGCACTGCTGGCTCGCATCACCCCGACCGTCGACGCCGCCGACTTCAAGGGCGTCGACCTGGTGATCGAGGCCGCGTTCGAGTCGGTCGAGGTCAAGCACAAGGTGTTCCAGGAGATCGAGGACATCGTCGAGCCGGACGCGATCCTGGGTTCGAACACCTCGACGCTGCCGATCACCAGCCTCGCCGAGGGCGTCAAGCGGGCCGAGGACTTCATCGGCATCCACTTCTTCTCGCCGGTCGACAAGATGCCGCTGGTCGAGATCATCAAAGGCGAGAAGACCTCCGACGCCGTCCTGGCCAAGGTCATCGACTACACCCTGCAGATCCGCAAGACCCCGATCGTGGTCAACGACAGCCGCGGCTTCTTCACCAGCCGCGTGATCGGCACGTTCATCAACGAGGCTGTCGCGGCCGTCGGTGAGGGCATCGAGCCCGCGTTCATCGAGCAGGCCGGCGGTCAGGCCGGTTACCCGGCCCCGCCGCTGCAGCTCATGGACGAGCTGACGCTGACCCTGCCGCAGAAGATCCGCAAGGAGACCGAGGCCGCCGAGATCGCTGAGGGCAAGACCCCGGCGCAGCACGGCTCGTTCGCCGTCGTCGACTGGATGGTGGAGAACGGCCGTACCGCCCGCAAGGACGGCAAGGGCTTCTACGACTACGACGAAGACGGCAAGCGCGGTCTGCTGTGGCCCGGTCTGCGCGAGCACTTCAAGTCGGGTTCGGTCGAGATCCCGTTCGAGGACATGAAGGAGCGGATGCTCTTCGCCGAGGCACTCGAGACCGTGAAGTGCTTCGACGAGGGTGTGCTCACCTCTGTCGAAGATGCCAACATCGGTTCGATCTTCGGCATCGGCTTCCCGGCCTGGACCGGCGGCGTCGTGCAGTACATCAACGGTTACGAGGGCGGTGTCGCGGGCTTCGTCGCTCGTGCCAAGGACCTCGCCGCCAAGTACGGCGACAACTTCCTCCCGCCCGCCTCGCTCGTCGAGAAGGCAGAGGCAGGCGTCGAGTCGCTGACGAACGAGAACCTCGTCAAGTAG
- a CDS encoding acetyl-CoA C-acetyltransferase: MSEAFIYEAVRTPRGKQRGGSLHSVKPIDLVSGLIKGLLERHPDLDPTDINDVVLGCVSPVGEQGAVIARTAALVSGLGESVPGTQINRFCSSGLEAVNLAAAKVKGGFDDLVLAGGVESMSRVPMGSDGGALFADPTTAYDFYINPQGIGADTIATIEGFSREDVDTYAAESQRRAAAAWDNGIFSKSIIPVKDINGVTLLDNDEHRRPGTTVESLAKLKPAFKGLADMAGFDDVIMQKYPNVERVNHVHTGGNSSGIVDGSGLVLIGNEEAGKRNGMTPRGRIVTFGQIGSEPSIMLTGPTPSTELALKRAGLTVDDIDYFELNEAFASVVMKWMKDLNVPHEKVNIHGGAIALGHPLGATGAMIFGTVLDELERTGGRYGLATLCIGGGMGVATIIERL, from the coding sequence GTGTCCGAAGCATTCATCTACGAGGCTGTGCGTACGCCCCGTGGCAAGCAGCGTGGAGGCTCGCTGCACAGCGTCAAGCCGATCGACCTCGTCTCGGGTCTGATCAAGGGTCTTCTGGAACGCCACCCCGACCTCGACCCGACGGACATCAACGACGTCGTCCTCGGTTGCGTCTCCCCGGTCGGCGAGCAGGGCGCGGTCATCGCACGTACCGCCGCTCTGGTCTCGGGCCTCGGTGAGTCCGTTCCCGGCACGCAGATCAACCGCTTCTGCTCCTCGGGTCTCGAAGCGGTGAACCTGGCCGCGGCCAAGGTCAAGGGCGGGTTCGACGACCTGGTCCTCGCCGGCGGCGTCGAGTCGATGTCGCGCGTGCCGATGGGCAGCGACGGAGGCGCACTGTTCGCCGACCCGACCACCGCGTACGACTTCTACATCAACCCGCAGGGCATCGGCGCCGACACGATCGCCACGATCGAGGGCTTCTCGCGCGAGGACGTCGACACCTACGCCGCCGAGTCACAGCGTCGTGCCGCCGCGGCATGGGACAACGGAATCTTCTCGAAGTCGATCATTCCGGTCAAGGACATCAACGGCGTCACCCTGCTCGACAACGACGAGCACCGTCGCCCGGGCACCACGGTCGAGAGCCTGGCCAAGCTGAAGCCGGCGTTCAAGGGTCTGGCCGACATGGCGGGCTTCGACGACGTCATCATGCAGAAGTACCCGAACGTCGAGCGCGTCAACCACGTCCACACCGGCGGCAACAGCTCCGGCATCGTCGACGGTTCGGGCCTGGTCCTGATCGGCAACGAAGAGGCGGGCAAGCGCAACGGCATGACCCCGCGCGGTCGCATCGTGACATTCGGTCAGATCGGCTCGGAGCCGTCGATCATGCTCACCGGCCCGACCCCGTCGACCGAGCTCGCCCTCAAGCGCGCAGGCCTGACCGTCGACGACATCGACTACTTCGAGTTGAACGAGGCGTTCGCCTCCGTCGTCATGAAGTGGATGAAGGACCTGAACGTCCCCCACGAGAAGGTCAACATCCACGGTGGCGCCATCGCACTCGGCCACCCGCTCGGCGCGACCGGCGCGATGATCTTCGGCACCGTGCTCGACGAGCTCGAGCGCACCGGCGGCCGCTACGGTCTGGCCACCCTCTGCATCGGCGGCGGCATGGGCGTCGCGACCATCATCGAGCGTCTCTGA
- a CDS encoding TetR/AcrR family transcriptional regulator translates to MRYGRFTMTASKQSRTPRPANRKRQLIDVSAQLFLRHGYPQVSMADIARAAGVTAPSLYRHFADKQALLYAAVLAGVDDLQTCTDTALAAADGDSEAFIAAMCGSMARRQNASTLWRWTGTYLTSEQNREVVQGTRAVLRQWAELLFADRDLLDWEQRQLVWTLLSVVGSLSVHRARLSSAQSVLELTAAAVRLVALTPSDAIPLRVPPHVDVPGDDRRSEILDAAARLFSERGYGPVTVDEIGAAVGITGPSVYKHFPSKATILIEIGRRSGARLEVGVIAAYSAGSDDTERLALMVDSYVGAITSMPDLSVSFNNASALADDPSSRELLDIQRRYVRRWSTLMTSIHEIGDAEAAVAVHAALSIVNDAVRVRRGTERPDFPAQMAYLMRGVLGL, encoded by the coding sequence ATGCGCTATGGTCGGTTCACAATGACGGCCTCGAAGCAGAGCCGGACTCCGCGTCCGGCCAATCGGAAGCGACAGTTGATCGACGTGAGCGCTCAGCTGTTCCTTCGGCATGGATACCCCCAAGTCTCCATGGCCGACATCGCTCGTGCGGCCGGAGTCACCGCGCCGTCGCTGTATCGTCATTTCGCCGACAAGCAGGCGTTGCTCTACGCGGCGGTCCTCGCGGGAGTCGACGATCTGCAGACCTGCACCGACACGGCGCTGGCGGCTGCCGACGGCGACTCCGAGGCGTTCATCGCCGCGATGTGCGGCTCGATGGCACGGCGGCAGAACGCATCGACGCTGTGGCGGTGGACGGGTACGTACCTGACGTCGGAGCAGAACCGCGAGGTCGTGCAGGGAACGCGCGCCGTACTGCGGCAGTGGGCGGAACTGCTCTTCGCCGACCGCGACCTTCTCGACTGGGAGCAGCGTCAACTGGTCTGGACGCTGCTCAGCGTGGTCGGCAGCCTGTCCGTGCACCGCGCGCGTCTGTCGTCCGCTCAATCGGTTCTCGAGTTGACCGCTGCCGCCGTGCGGCTGGTGGCTCTCACCCCGTCGGATGCGATTCCCCTCCGGGTGCCGCCCCATGTCGACGTGCCGGGCGACGACCGACGCTCCGAGATCCTCGACGCCGCCGCTCGTCTGTTCTCCGAACGCGGTTACGGCCCGGTGACCGTCGACGAGATCGGCGCGGCCGTCGGTATCACCGGCCCGAGCGTCTACAAGCACTTCCCGTCGAAGGCCACGATCCTCATCGAGATCGGCCGACGTAGCGGAGCACGCCTGGAGGTCGGTGTGATCGCCGCCTACTCGGCCGGGTCGGACGACACCGAACGCCTTGCGCTGATGGTGGATTCGTATGTCGGGGCGATCACCTCCATGCCGGACCTCTCGGTCTCCTTCAACAACGCCTCGGCACTCGCCGACGACCCGTCCTCCCGTGAGTTGCTCGACATCCAACGCCGATACGTGCGCCGATGGAGCACACTCATGACGTCGATCCACGAGATCGGCGACGCCGAGGCCGCGGTCGCGGTACATGCCGCACTGTCGATCGTGAACGACGCGGTTCGTGTGCGCCGCGGGACCGAGCGCCCGGACTTCCCCGCACAGATGGCGTATCTGATGCGGGGAGTGTTGGGGTTGTGA
- a CDS encoding adenylate/guanylate cyclase domain-containing protein, with protein sequence MTAPPQEPRYSRDELIEAIGVGQEYGEKIWTAFGFGRQQTDAKLFTAADVDAFALFARGASEVDEAAQVATARTIGLSLSRLADWQAAQLLEFEEDPDVTWSIDDMAKALSRIQRLVWRLHLAIALEGSRSSHTEHDDHADWSTVIGFVDLVGYTSLSRRLDHRELNDLITTFEDEISAVITRHDGQVIKTLGDGILFANPDPTLAAQTALDIADLSDQPPIPQLRTGLAEGEVLARLGDVFGEPVNIAARLCGSARPGKILVDENLTAAIEDDERFRIRSIAPLSVRGYRRLRANALSRPKK encoded by the coding sequence ATGACCGCGCCACCGCAAGAGCCCCGCTACTCGCGCGACGAACTGATCGAAGCGATCGGCGTCGGCCAGGAGTACGGCGAGAAGATCTGGACAGCCTTCGGATTCGGCAGACAACAGACGGACGCGAAGCTGTTCACCGCCGCCGACGTGGATGCGTTCGCACTGTTCGCTCGCGGCGCGTCGGAGGTCGACGAGGCCGCGCAGGTCGCAACCGCACGCACCATCGGTCTGTCGCTGTCGAGGCTGGCCGACTGGCAGGCCGCGCAGCTGCTGGAGTTCGAGGAGGATCCCGACGTCACCTGGTCGATCGACGACATGGCCAAGGCGCTCAGTCGAATTCAACGTCTCGTTTGGCGACTGCATCTGGCGATAGCGCTGGAGGGCAGCCGGTCGTCGCACACCGAACACGACGATCACGCCGACTGGAGCACGGTGATCGGATTCGTCGATCTGGTCGGCTACACGAGCCTGTCCAGACGTCTGGACCACCGCGAACTCAACGATCTGATCACCACTTTCGAGGACGAGATATCGGCGGTCATCACCCGCCACGACGGACAGGTCATCAAGACGCTCGGCGACGGCATACTGTTCGCCAACCCCGATCCGACGCTGGCCGCCCAGACAGCGCTCGACATCGCCGACCTCAGCGACCAGCCGCCCATTCCCCAACTCCGAACAGGGCTCGCCGAGGGCGAAGTCCTCGCTCGTCTCGGCGACGTCTTCGGCGAGCCGGTGAACATCGCGGCCCGACTCTGCGGCTCGGCTCGGCCCGGCAAGATCCTTGTCGACGAGAACCTCACGGCGGCCATCGAGGACGACGAGCGGTTCCGCATACGCTCCATCGCTCCGCTCAGCGTGCGCGGCTACCGGCGTCTGCGAGCGAACGCGCTGTCGAGGCCGAAGAAGTAG
- a CDS encoding TerD family protein produces MTNALLTKGTNTSIAAVGDSPPTITVTIEVRSDCGLITDASVLLLGDDGRVRSSDDLIFYNQATGADGCVRLLDREADSIDDASRDTIRIDLAEISPDIARIVVGASVDDPETSFGLATAASLIVSVDTDTIATFPIDGLSAERALLFGEVYRRGDDWRIRAIGQGYENGLEALVTDFGVEVDNDSEHSTGQEQSSADSGDGGEHKTTPSNVQMRRRRRAVRLPADWADRTNAYLSLSGDDGPYHRASLFPAVHSKASTNHEQRATSIMLATMEVVREFGRAVLAQIGAPSGRVESFVEPEFTMNGIEARPDGLIRVTRGSTMWTALVEVKIGSRRLDDDQVNAYLTVAKANRFDAVITISGDLPPTAGDWGVTPDPKAIKSVALHHISWEEIIATAATTLDHTGIENRERRRLLREFLEFAIHPASGMQTFDDMGKHWVHVRDGVKTRTIGPTDAAARDVCDNFDRLIRHTGLTLSALIGQRVQAIPPAEHRDAVSRVRQLADSGQLFGTLRTAGLVGPLVIESDLTRDRTVCSITVPAPREGRPLTHVNWLLRQLPGAGSKTRIVSHHSGTKETTAVLLGKAREDPSVLVPGNGRNIREFTVSVDSSTGTKRAGTSGGFATAFTQFALVFYDEIASVLKTPTRNA; encoded by the coding sequence GTGACAAACGCATTACTGACTAAGGGCACCAACACGTCGATCGCCGCCGTCGGTGATTCACCGCCCACGATCACCGTGACCATCGAAGTGCGCTCAGACTGCGGCTTGATCACCGACGCCAGTGTCCTACTCCTCGGGGACGACGGCCGAGTCCGGTCCAGCGACGATCTGATCTTCTACAATCAGGCCACCGGCGCCGACGGATGCGTGCGACTACTCGATCGCGAAGCGGATTCAATCGACGACGCGAGCAGAGACACGATCCGAATCGACCTCGCCGAGATCTCTCCCGACATCGCACGAATCGTCGTCGGAGCGAGCGTGGACGACCCCGAGACATCATTCGGCTTGGCGACGGCCGCGTCTCTCATCGTGTCCGTCGACACGGACACCATCGCGACGTTCCCCATCGACGGCCTATCCGCCGAGCGCGCCCTACTGTTCGGCGAGGTCTACCGCCGCGGCGACGATTGGAGGATTCGGGCCATCGGGCAGGGCTATGAGAATGGACTGGAGGCCCTGGTCACCGACTTCGGTGTCGAAGTAGACAACGACTCTGAGCACTCCACCGGACAGGAACAGTCGAGCGCTGACTCGGGGGACGGCGGCGAGCATAAGACCACTCCCTCCAATGTTCAGATGAGGCGGCGACGGCGAGCAGTCCGATTGCCCGCCGACTGGGCGGACCGCACCAATGCCTACCTCTCGTTGTCGGGAGACGACGGCCCGTATCACCGGGCGAGTCTCTTCCCCGCGGTCCACTCGAAAGCCTCGACCAACCATGAGCAACGAGCGACGTCGATCATGCTCGCGACCATGGAGGTCGTCCGAGAGTTCGGCCGCGCCGTCTTGGCCCAGATCGGAGCCCCCAGTGGGCGAGTCGAGTCGTTCGTGGAGCCGGAGTTCACCATGAACGGTATTGAGGCACGCCCCGACGGACTGATTCGAGTGACACGCGGATCGACGATGTGGACCGCTCTTGTCGAGGTCAAGATCGGTTCCAGACGACTCGACGACGATCAGGTCAACGCCTATCTGACCGTTGCGAAAGCGAACCGGTTCGACGCCGTGATCACCATCAGCGGGGACCTTCCGCCGACCGCAGGCGACTGGGGAGTCACCCCCGATCCGAAGGCGATCAAATCGGTCGCACTCCATCACATCTCCTGGGAGGAGATCATCGCGACGGCTGCGACGACTCTCGACCACACAGGAATCGAGAACCGCGAGCGCAGGCGGTTGCTCCGCGAATTCCTCGAGTTCGCGATACACCCGGCGAGCGGAATGCAGACCTTCGATGACATGGGCAAACACTGGGTCCATGTACGTGACGGTGTGAAGACTCGAACCATCGGCCCCACAGACGCGGCCGCCCGCGACGTCTGCGACAACTTCGACAGGCTGATCCGGCATACCGGATTGACGCTGTCTGCGCTGATCGGGCAGCGCGTACAAGCCATTCCGCCAGCCGAACACAGGGATGCGGTCAGCCGCGTACGCCAACTCGCGGACTCTGGGCAGCTGTTTGGAACGCTGCGTACCGCAGGCCTGGTCGGCCCGCTCGTCATCGAATCCGATCTGACCCGGGATCGGACCGTCTGCTCGATCACCGTCCCCGCACCGCGAGAAGGCAGACCACTGACGCACGTCAACTGGCTGCTCCGCCAGCTTCCGGGTGCAGGCTCCAAGACACGCATCGTCTCTCACCATTCCGGCACGAAAGAGACCACTGCGGTGCTCCTCGGCAAAGCCCGAGAGGATCCGTCTGTCCTCGTCCCCGGAAATGGACGGAACATCCGCGAGTTCACCGTCTCGGTCGACTCGTCGACCGGAACGAAGCGGGCCGGAACGTCTGGAGGCTTCGCTACCGCGTTCACACAGTTCGCTCTCGTCTTCTACGACGAGATCGCCAGTGTGCTCAAGACGCCTACTCGAAACGCCTAG
- a CDS encoding YoaK family protein, with protein sequence MGRGETGPVVSKHDAVGSDARLSWLLAGVAGMVGAVAFLHSAGYFVTFMTGNTERAVVSWFKVSDTQKVAGAGALAAIALIAAFIVGVSAASYCRRRFWKHHPHGPTVLTTAGLLIAAAVDFVFHGFDDSEVRFVPVLIITAAIGALNTSFVKNGEVSVPLSYVTGTLVKFGQGVERHATGGGTVFDWLGYALVYVGFLLGAAVGSTLSSFLSGPQVILAAGLLCGATAVVTFVHSDRKAILG encoded by the coding sequence ATGGGACGAGGCGAAACCGGGCCGGTCGTGTCGAAGCACGACGCGGTCGGATCGGATGCACGGTTGTCGTGGCTTCTGGCGGGCGTGGCCGGGATGGTCGGCGCCGTCGCATTCCTGCACAGCGCCGGCTACTTCGTGACGTTCATGACGGGCAACACCGAGCGAGCCGTCGTCTCCTGGTTCAAGGTCTCCGACACCCAGAAGGTCGCCGGAGCCGGAGCCCTCGCTGCGATCGCGCTCATCGCGGCCTTCATCGTAGGCGTGTCGGCGGCATCGTACTGTCGGCGGCGATTCTGGAAGCATCACCCACACGGACCGACGGTGCTGACCACCGCCGGACTGCTCATCGCGGCGGCGGTCGACTTCGTGTTCCACGGATTCGACGATTCCGAGGTCCGCTTCGTGCCCGTCCTGATCATCACGGCCGCGATCGGCGCCCTCAACACCTCGTTCGTCAAGAACGGCGAGGTGTCCGTTCCGCTCTCGTACGTGACCGGAACGCTGGTGAAGTTCGGCCAGGGCGTCGAACGTCACGCCACGGGCGGCGGCACCGTCTTCGACTGGCTCGGGTACGCGCTCGTCTACGTCGGATTCCTGCTCGGCGCGGCGGTCGGCAGCACGTTGTCGTCGTTCCTGTCGGGACCTCAGGTGATCCTCGCCGCGGGTCTGCTGTGCGGTGCCACGGCGGTCGTCACCTTCGTCCACTCCGACCGGAAGGCGATCCTCGGCTGA
- a CDS encoding MFS transporter: protein MSVNSEGTAPPKTGAVVAVLALAGIVVSLMQTLVIPIIPHLPEYLNAEPEATAWVITATLLAAAVATPTMGRLGDMFGKRRMLLLSIVLMTMGSVVGALSSSVLPMIVARVLQGLAAGVIPLGISVMRDVLPKEKLAGAVAMMSASLGVGGAFGLPIAAVIAEYASWHWLFWVSAILGAVSLVVVSLVVPESPVRSGGAFDFVGTVTLSAGLVSLLLGVSQGASWGWTSVPTVVCFVVAAAAFAIWVTWELRESAPLVDLRVAARPQVLFTNIASIAFGFAMFATSMVFPQVVQLPEQTGSGLGGSMLMAGLVMAPMGVMLLFAAPVSSHITNTFGPKITLMCGAVVVAAGYFIGAFLLHSEWQLVVIGIIIGFGTGLAYGAMPALIMGAVPPSQTGAANSFNTLMRSLGTSFASAIAGVIVAQMTVSLGGHEFASGDAFTTIMLIAGGAAVVAFLVTAVIPKRRDHDEPEEVTTDDAAEIEAVS, encoded by the coding sequence ATGTCAGTGAATTCCGAGGGCACGGCGCCGCCGAAGACAGGCGCCGTCGTCGCAGTGTTGGCCCTGGCGGGAATCGTCGTGTCGTTGATGCAGACGCTGGTCATCCCGATCATTCCGCATCTGCCCGAGTACCTGAACGCCGAGCCGGAGGCGACCGCCTGGGTCATCACGGCCACTCTGCTCGCCGCGGCCGTCGCGACACCGACCATGGGCCGTCTCGGCGACATGTTCGGCAAACGTCGGATGCTGCTGTTGAGCATCGTCCTGATGACGATGGGTTCGGTGGTCGGCGCACTCAGCTCGTCGGTGCTGCCGATGATCGTCGCTCGTGTCCTGCAGGGACTCGCGGCAGGTGTGATCCCGCTCGGAATCAGCGTGATGCGCGATGTGCTGCCGAAGGAGAAGCTTGCGGGCGCGGTCGCCATGATGAGTGCCTCGCTCGGTGTCGGCGGTGCGTTCGGTCTGCCGATCGCCGCGGTGATCGCCGAGTACGCCTCATGGCACTGGTTGTTCTGGGTGTCGGCGATCCTCGGTGCCGTGAGCCTCGTCGTCGTGAGCCTCGTGGTCCCCGAGTCGCCGGTTCGTTCCGGCGGCGCTTTCGACTTCGTCGGCACCGTCACGCTGTCCGCCGGACTGGTCTCGCTGCTGCTCGGCGTCTCGCAGGGAGCGAGCTGGGGCTGGACGTCGGTGCCGACCGTCGTGTGCTTCGTCGTCGCCGCGGCAGCCTTCGCGATCTGGGTGACGTGGGAGCTCCGCGAATCCGCACCGCTGGTGGACCTCCGCGTCGCGGCGCGTCCGCAGGTCCTCTTCACCAACATCGCCTCGATCGCGTTCGGATTCGCCATGTTCGCGACGTCGATGGTGTTCCCGCAGGTGGTTCAGCTCCCCGAGCAGACCGGTTCGGGTCTGGGCGGCTCCATGCTGATGGCCGGTCTGGTCATGGCTCCGATGGGTGTCATGCTGCTGTTCGCGGCACCCGTCTCGTCGCACATCACCAATACGTTCGGTCCCAAGATCACCCTGATGTGCGGCGCCGTCGTGGTCGCGGCGGGCTACTTCATCGGCGCGTTCCTATTGCACTCGGAGTGGCAGCTGGTCGTCATCGGCATCATCATCGGTTTCGGTACCGGTCTCGCGTACGGTGCGATGCCGGCCCTCATCATGGGCGCGGTTCCGCCGTCGCAGACCGGCGCGGCCAACAGCTTCAACACGTTGATGCGGTCTCTCGGCACCTCGTTCGCGTCGGCCATCGCCGGTGTGATCGTCGCACAGATGACCGTCTCGCTCGGCGGTCACGAGTTCGCGAGCGGTGATGCCTTCACCACGATCATGCTGATCGCGGGCGGTGCCGCCGTCGTCGCCTTCCTGGTGACCGCGGTGATTCCGAAGCGCCGCGACCATGACGAACCCGAAGAAGTCACGACCGACGACGCCGCCGAGATCGAGGCCGTCAGCTGA
- a CDS encoding TetR family transcriptional regulator: protein METAPANTRSDARTNRARLLAAATSVLERDGHDATLSSIAEEAGVGIGTLYRHFPNRGRLVEAVYRNRVVELCEAAPTLLAGNASARDALHIWAGRFGAMLVANRDVPASLQPALSSDSEFREESSSLLTAAVQDLLDAGISRGEIRSDVAPIDILRMVTGFSYVATSVDDITRPLDIMVDGLRPS from the coding sequence GTGGAGACCGCACCGGCGAACACACGATCGGATGCGCGCACCAACCGTGCGCGACTGTTGGCCGCGGCGACCTCGGTTCTCGAACGTGACGGGCATGACGCGACACTGAGTTCGATCGCCGAAGAGGCAGGCGTCGGCATCGGCACCCTGTACCGCCATTTCCCGAACAGGGGACGACTCGTCGAAGCCGTCTACCGCAATCGCGTCGTGGAACTGTGCGAAGCGGCACCGACACTGCTCGCCGGGAACGCTTCCGCACGCGACGCGTTGCACATCTGGGCGGGACGGTTCGGCGCGATGCTCGTCGCCAATCGCGACGTACCCGCGTCGCTGCAGCCGGCGTTGTCATCCGACAGCGAGTTCCGCGAAGAGTCGAGCAGCCTGCTCACCGCCGCCGTGCAGGACCTGCTCGACGCCGGGATCTCCCGAGGCGAGATCCGCTCGGATGTCGCCCCGATCGACATCCTCCGGATGGTCACAGGATTCTCGTACGTCGCGACCTCGGTCGACGACATCACCAGGCCGCTCGACATCATGGTGGACGGACTGCGCCCGTCCTGA